One Chanodichthys erythropterus isolate Z2021 chromosome 10, ASM2448905v1, whole genome shotgun sequence DNA segment encodes these proteins:
- the LOC137028907 gene encoding uncharacterized protein isoform X2 produces MVHSCCVVDCTARWGPDKKFFRIPSEKDSEKRKKWLRAIRRLNLDAPKKAWIPAASDRVCEAHFVHGVPNRDPQHPDYVPHIKMGYYGSQNLKAKEKAIQRYERRIKRQRLPSAMPSTSTSATVPDLGGHDDVSMDCEVTVSVDPDPTSADNEMTTETSASCSDQAVKIQQLEAETKRLAEELLAQQRAAVYYNEKSTKLQEALNKEEFTVNNLSEKQLKYYTGLRSRKLFDWIVKVVSARQLPYFCEKLSITDKVLLLLMKLRLGLQNKDLAYRFKISADQVTKIVNIGSSVMADALKFLIVWPEKGAIIRNLPKAFKKTRRYKKTCVIIDCRAVCFLSKCWGGRVSDKELTINSGFLEQLEHGDQVMADRGFLIREELLCRGASLVIPAFTKGKNQLSHKEVIDSRKTANVRIHVERAIGRMKKFRILNTTWELGLVKSADNIVTIIAALVNLLPPLVK; encoded by the exons ATGGTTCACTCTTGCTGTGTGGTCGATTGTACGGCTCGTTGGGGGCCTGATAAAAAGTTTTTTCGAATTCCCTCCGAAAAGGATAGCGAAAAACGAAAGAAATGGTTGCGTGCAATTAGGCGATTGAACCTGGACGCTCCAAAGAAAGCCTGGATTCCTGCAGCTTCTGATCGAGTTTGTGAGGCACATTTTGTTCATG GTGTCCCAAACCGCGATCCACAGCACCCAGACTATGTTCCTCACATCAAAATGGGCTATTATGGATCGCAAAACTTAAAAGCAAAAGAAAAGGCTATTCAGCGATACGAACGGAGGATCAAGAGGCAACGCCTTCCATCCGCAATGCCTTCCACTTCTACTTCCGCTACGGTTCCGGATCTGGGTGGTCATGATGATGTTAGCATGGACTGTGAAGTGACCGTCAGTGTTGACCCCGATCCCACTTCTGCTGACAACGAAATGACCACAGAAACAAGCGCCAGTTGCTCTGACCAGGCAGTGAAAATACAGCAGCTCGAGGCAGAGACCAAGAGACTGGCAGAAGAACTTCTGGCACAGCAACGAGCAGCTGTGTACTACAATGAGAAGAGCACGAAACTCCAAGAAGCTCTAAATAAAGAAGAATTCACTGTAAACAACCTGAGCGAAAAACAACTCAAGTATTACACAG GCCTCAGAAGTCGGAAACTATTTGATTGGATAGTTAAAGTGGTGTCTGCTCGTCAACTGCCCTACTTCTGTGAGAAATTAAGCATCACAGACAAGGTCCTTCTTCTTTTAATGAAGCTGAGGCTGGGACTGCAGAACAAGGACCTAGCATACAG GTTCAAGATAAGTGCTGACCAAGTAACAAAGATAGTGAACATCGGAAGCTCTGTAATGGCTGATGCCCTGAAGTTCCTGATAGTGTGGCCAGAAAAAGGGGCGATAATAAGAAACCTGCCTAAAGCTTTTAAGAAAACTAGAAGATACAAAAAGACTTGTGTCATAATTGACTGCA GAGCAGTTTGCTTTCTGTCGAAGTGCTGGGGTGGCCGGGTATCAGACAAGGAGCTGACAATCAACAGTGGATTCCTGGAACAGCTGGAGCATGGGGACCAG GTTATGGCAGATCGAGGATTCCTCATTCGAGAAGAACTTCTCTGCAGAGGAGCAAGCCTCGTCATCCCTGCATTCACAAAGGGCAAAAATCAGCTTAGCCACAAGGAAGTCATCGACTCAAGGAAAACTGCCAATGTCAGAATTCAC GTAGAACGGGCCATTGGTCGGATGAAAAAATTCCGGATTCTGAACACAACATGGGAACTCGGACTGGTCAAGAGTGCAGACAACATAGTAACAATAATCGCTGCACTTGTTAATCTGCTACCTCCACTAGTGAAATAA
- the LOC137028907 gene encoding uncharacterized protein isoform X1 encodes MVHSCCVVDCTARWGPDKKFFRIPSEKDSEKRKKWLRAIRRLNLDAPKKAWIPAASDRVCEAHFVHGVPNRDPQHPDYVPHIKMGYYGSQNLKAKEKAIQRYERRIKRQRLPSAMPSTSTSATVPDLGGHDDVSMDCEVTVSVDPDPTSADNEMTTETSASCSDQAVKIQQLEAETKRLAEELLAQQRAAVYYNEKSTKLQEALNKEEFTVNNLSEKQLKYYTGLRSRKLFDWIVKVVSARQLPYFCEKLSITDKVLLLLMKLRLGLQNKDLAYRFKISADQVTKIVNIGSSVMADALKFLIVWPEKGAIIRNLPKAFKKTRRYKKTCVIIDCSEIFIQRPSNLLARNVTYSTYKHHNTLKLLVGITPTGAVCFLSKCWGGRVSDKELTINSGFLEQLEHGDQVMADRGFLIREELLCRGASLVIPAFTKGKNQLSHKEVIDSRKTANVRIHVERAIGRMKKFRILNTTWELGLVKSADNIVTIIAALVNLLPPLVK; translated from the exons ATGGTTCACTCTTGCTGTGTGGTCGATTGTACGGCTCGTTGGGGGCCTGATAAAAAGTTTTTTCGAATTCCCTCCGAAAAGGATAGCGAAAAACGAAAGAAATGGTTGCGTGCAATTAGGCGATTGAACCTGGACGCTCCAAAGAAAGCCTGGATTCCTGCAGCTTCTGATCGAGTTTGTGAGGCACATTTTGTTCATG GTGTCCCAAACCGCGATCCACAGCACCCAGACTATGTTCCTCACATCAAAATGGGCTATTATGGATCGCAAAACTTAAAAGCAAAAGAAAAGGCTATTCAGCGATACGAACGGAGGATCAAGAGGCAACGCCTTCCATCCGCAATGCCTTCCACTTCTACTTCCGCTACGGTTCCGGATCTGGGTGGTCATGATGATGTTAGCATGGACTGTGAAGTGACCGTCAGTGTTGACCCCGATCCCACTTCTGCTGACAACGAAATGACCACAGAAACAAGCGCCAGTTGCTCTGACCAGGCAGTGAAAATACAGCAGCTCGAGGCAGAGACCAAGAGACTGGCAGAAGAACTTCTGGCACAGCAACGAGCAGCTGTGTACTACAATGAGAAGAGCACGAAACTCCAAGAAGCTCTAAATAAAGAAGAATTCACTGTAAACAACCTGAGCGAAAAACAACTCAAGTATTACACAG GCCTCAGAAGTCGGAAACTATTTGATTGGATAGTTAAAGTGGTGTCTGCTCGTCAACTGCCCTACTTCTGTGAGAAATTAAGCATCACAGACAAGGTCCTTCTTCTTTTAATGAAGCTGAGGCTGGGACTGCAGAACAAGGACCTAGCATACAG GTTCAAGATAAGTGCTGACCAAGTAACAAAGATAGTGAACATCGGAAGCTCTGTAATGGCTGATGCCCTGAAGTTCCTGATAGTGTGGCCAGAAAAAGGGGCGATAATAAGAAACCTGCCTAAAGCTTTTAAGAAAACTAGAAGATACAAAAAGACTTGTGTCATAATTGACTGCAGTGAGATCTTCATACAGCGGCCATCTAATTTACTAGCTCGAAATGTTACATACTCCACATACAAACATCACAACACGTTGAAGCTGTTGGTGGGAATTACTCCAACAGGAGCAGTTTGCTTTCTGTCGAAGTGCTGGGGTGGCCGGGTATCAGACAAGGAGCTGACAATCAACAGTGGATTCCTGGAACAGCTGGAGCATGGGGACCAG GTTATGGCAGATCGAGGATTCCTCATTCGAGAAGAACTTCTCTGCAGAGGAGCAAGCCTCGTCATCCCTGCATTCACAAAGGGCAAAAATCAGCTTAGCCACAAGGAAGTCATCGACTCAAGGAAAACTGCCAATGTCAGAATTCAC GTAGAACGGGCCATTGGTCGGATGAAAAAATTCCGGATTCTGAACACAACATGGGAACTCGGACTGGTCAAGAGTGCAGACAACATAGTAACAATAATCGCTGCACTTGTTAATCTGCTACCTCCACTAGTGAAATAA
- the LOC137028403 gene encoding uncharacterized protein codes for MAGCKGATGTFKRVSGRNPQYISTLTSEDRRRFGEKLKICIGDKIEVIQSPYEIWDDKKRWSDSPVSWPPICWGDIYSYLIETPGPFTHERLKAFKSLEAYDYFVSRKVGPIFSAKQKAVIVLKAEVRPGQAESQRDSHLPWVIAKENGEIITAHCDCKAGLGETCSHVAALMFKVEAAVRIGLTNAACTSEACRWNQVFGNNSLTAPADEINFHPSKKKETAPRPACEKKGRIPLACTRGDEGYMETYRGFISELKEICPTACVFKSLPRLDPEETDTANSETNDTEDEDMDVPAHVENAGEPYQVSVTPHQEPLLDHLLAKESPGPPPFPFSGTRLQRWGETPQEISAQHKVYIDSLSVTYDQANKFQNETKQQADCPKWFLLKYSRLTASNFGKICKKMSSKKAKPELVARDMLHPKPPTDFQKKMLSWGKENESVAIQVYKGLAQRRHVIVHECGLYISPEEPILAATPDRVCYDSTEVSKWGIIEVKCPYSVRDKPPSEAAKSDNFMSKLHDGALELKHDHEYYHQVQGQMAITGAQWCDFVIYTKAGISIQRIPFNPQFWMSAACRLHSFFYSYFLPMFIVSQESAK; via the exons atGGCGGGCTGTAAAGGCGCGACGGGCACTTTCAAGAGAGTTAGCGGGCGAAATCCACAATATATAAGCACTTTAACATCTGAAGACCGGAGGAGGTTTGGAGAGAAGCTCAAAATTTGTATTGGTGACAAAATTGAAGTTATTCAAAGCCCATATGAGATCTGGGATGACAAAAAACGTTGGTCCGACTCGCCCGTGTCTTGGCCACCAATCTGCTGGGGAGacatttattcttatttaaTAGAAACCCCTGGACCCTTCACTCATGAAAGATTAAAGGCTTTCAAAAGTCTGGAGGCCtatgattattttgtttctcGCAAAGTTGGGCCGATCTTTTCTGCCAAACAGAAAGCAGTGATCGTGCTAAAAGCAGAGGTTAGACCTGGCCAAGCAGAGTCACAGCGTGATTCGCATCTCCCGTGGGTGATCGCCAAAGAGAACGGCGAAATAATCACTGCTCACTGCGACTGCAAAGCCGG TCTTGGAGAAACATGCAGTCATGTAGCAGCTTTAATGTTTAAAGTAGAAGCAGCTGTCAGGATAGGACTTACAAATGCTGCATGTACTAGTGAGGCTTGCAG ATGGAATCAAGTTTTTGGAAACAACTCCCTGACAGCACCTGCAGATGAAATCAACTTCCATCCCAGTAAGAAAAAAGAGACTGCTCCACGGCCAGCATGTGAGAAGAAGGGTAGAATTCCGCTGGCTTGTACCAGAGGGGATGAGGGATACATGGAGACATATAGGGGTTTTATCAGCGAGTTGAAAGAAATTTGTCCCACTGCTTGCGTATTTAAGTCCTTGCCAAGATTGGACCCAGAAGAGACTGATACAGCAAACAGCGAGACAAATGACACTGAAGATGAAG ATATGGACGTTCCAGCACACGTGGAGAATGCTGGTGAACCCTACCAGGTGTCCGTAACACCACATCAGGAACCACTGCTCGACCATCTACTTGCCAAGGAGTCTCCTGGTCCACCACCTTTCCCATTTAGTGGCACTAGGCTCCAAAGGTGGGGAGAGACTCCACAAGAGATCTCAGCTCAGCATAAAGTTTACATAGATTCACTCTCTGTGACATATGATCAGGCAAATAAATTtcagaatgaaacaaaacaacagGCTGATTGTCCCAAATGGTTTCTTCTGAAGTACTCAAGACTCACTGCTTCAAATTTTGGAAAAATTTGCAAGAAAATGAGCAGTAAAAAAGCCAAACCAGAACTTGTTGCACGTGACATGCTTCATCCAAAGCCCCCCACTgatttccaaaaaaaaatgctctcttggggaaaagaaaatgaaagcGTCGCCATTCAAGTTTACAAAGGACTAGCACAGAGAAGACATGTCATAGTACATGAATGTGGCTTGTACATCAGCCCAGAAGAACCCATTCTAGCCGCCACTCCTGACAGAGTTTGTTATGACAGCACAGAGGTCAGCAAGTGGGGAATCATTGAGGTGAAATGTCCATACAGTGTGCGAGACAAACCCCCAAGTGAGGCAGCAAAATCTGACAACTTCATGAGCAAATTGCATGATGGGGCCCTAGAACTCAAACACGACCATGAGTACTACCACCAAGTACAAGGACAAATGGCCATTACTGGTGCTCAGTGGTGCGATTTTGTCATTTACACAAAAGCTGGCATTTCTATTCAGAGAATTCCATTTAACCCCCAGTTTTGGATGTCAGCTGCTTGCAGATTACATAGCTTCTTCTATTCCTACTTTCTACCCATGTTCATTGTATCACAAGAGTCTGCGAAGTAA